One part of the Glycine soja cultivar W05 chromosome 11, ASM419377v2, whole genome shotgun sequence genome encodes these proteins:
- the LOC114377349 gene encoding calcineurin subunit B-like: MGTASSMLTQYDIEEVQEHCNNLFSQQEIVSLYQRFCQLDRNAKGFISADEFLSVPEFAMNPLSQRLLKMADGLNFKDFVAFLSAFSAKASAQQKIELIFKVYDSDRNGKVSFKDMLEVLKDLSGSFMSDDQREEVLSQVLREAGYTKDSYLTLDDFIKVLGQSDLKMDVEVPVD; the protein is encoded by the exons ATGGGGACTGCATCATCTATGTTAACTCAATACGACATCGAGGAAGTTCAGGAACACTGCAATAATTTAT TTTCCCAGCAGGAAATTGTGTCCTTGTATCAAAGGTTTTGTCAACTTGACCGCAATGCCAAGGGATTTATTTCCGCAGATGAGTTCTTGTCTGTTCCCGAATTTGCCATGAATCCACTTTCTCag AGGCTGCTAAAGATGGCCGACGGCTTGAATTTTAAAGACTTTGTGGCCTTCTTATCTGCATTCAGTGCCAAAGCCAGCGCACAACAAAAAATTGAGC TTATTTTCAAAGTATACGATTCAGACCGCAATGGAAAGGTGTCTTTCAAAGATATGCTGGAAGTGCTAAAAGATTTGTCGGGTTCATTCATGTCTGATGACCAAAGAGAG GAAGTTCTCAGCCAGGTTCTAAGGGAAGCGGGATACACAAAGGACTCCTACTTGACATTGGATGACTTCATTAAG GTTCTTGGTCAATCTGACCTAAAAATGGATGTTGAAGTCCCTGTTGATTGA
- the LOC114372887 gene encoding NADH dehydrogenase [ubiquinone] flavoprotein 2, mitochondrial-like has translation MFSYTTPFTSPSLLSLSLSLCDLLRVVASSSKMLARLAASRFNEIRQIFRQPSRAFSTALNYHLDTPDNNPKLPWEFTEANQAKVKEILSHYPSNYKQSATIPLLDLAQQQHGGWLPVSAMDAVAKIVEVPPIRVYEVATFYSMFNRAKVGKYHLLVCGTTPCMIRGSRGIEEALLKHLGVKRNEVTPDGLFSVGEMECMGCCVNAPMITVADYSNGSEGYTYNYFEDITPEKVVEIVEKLRKGEKPPHGTQNPRRIKSGPEGGNTTLLSEPKPPPCRDLDSC, from the exons ATGTTCTCTTACACTACACCCTTCACTTCACCCTctctactctctctctctctctctctctgcgaTCTGCTTCGTGTTGTAGCTAGCTCCTCGAAAATGCTGGCACGCCTCGCCGCGAGTCGCTTCAACGAGATCCGTCAGATTTTCCGTCAG CCTTCTAGGGCTTTCTCGACCGCTCTGAACTAC CACCTTGACACACCGGACAACAACCCTAAACTTCCATGGGAATTCACCGAGGCCAATCAAGCAAAG GTTAAGGAGATTTTGTCTCACTATCCATCCAACTATAAGCAATCTGCTACAATTCCTCTTTTGGATCTTGCCCAGCAGCAGCATGGTGGCTGGCTCCCTGTTTCTGCAATGGATGCG GTAGCTAAGATTGTAGAGGTTCCTCCCATACGGGTCTATGAGGTTGCCACATTTTACTCCATGTTCAACCGAGCTAAG GTTGGGAAGTACCATCTGTTGGTTTGTGGAACAACACCTTGTATGATAAGAGGTTCACGAGGAATTGAAGAAGCCTTATTGAAACACTTGGGAGTGAAGCGCAATG AAGTAACACCAGATGGTTTGTTTTCTGTTGGAGAAATGGAATGCATG GGATGCTGTGTGAATGCTCCTATGATTACAGTGGCCGATTATTCAAATGGATCGGAGGGATATACTTATAATTACTTT GAAGATATAACCCCAGAGAAAGTAGTTGAGATAGTAGAAAAGCTGAGAAAGGGTGAGAAGCCACCG caCGGCACCCAAAATCCCCGCCGAATTAAGAGTGGACCTGAAGGAGGGAACACTACTTTGTTAAGTGAGCCCAAGCCTCCTCCCTGCCGTGACCTGGATTCCTGCTGA